A genome region from Chryseobacterium sp. G0186 includes the following:
- the map gene encoding type I methionyl aminopeptidase: protein MIQLKTIDELRLMKESARLVSKTLGMLAKEIKPGITTIYLDKLAHDFIKDHGAEPAFLGYGGFPNSLCISPNDQVVHGFPNNDIVKEGDVLSVDCGVILNGFVGDHAYTFEIGEVKPEVKKLLKIAKESLYKGIEQCIRGKRIGDISNAIQKHCEKEGYGVVKELVGHGLGRKMHEDPQVPNYGKQGSGKVIKDGLAIAIEPMINLGTEKVKFHNDGWTVTTLDNLPSAHFEHDVAVINGKPVLLSTFDYVYEALGIVSDEEKPFQLDF from the coding sequence ATGATTCAATTAAAAACAATAGACGAACTGCGTCTGATGAAGGAGAGCGCCCGATTGGTTTCTAAAACATTGGGAATGTTGGCAAAGGAAATAAAACCGGGAATTACCACAATATACTTAGATAAATTAGCCCATGATTTCATTAAAGATCATGGAGCTGAACCTGCATTCCTAGGATATGGAGGGTTCCCAAACTCTTTGTGTATTTCTCCGAACGATCAGGTAGTTCATGGATTTCCAAATAATGACATCGTAAAAGAAGGAGACGTTCTTTCTGTAGACTGTGGGGTAATCCTTAACGGTTTTGTAGGTGATCATGCCTATACTTTTGAAATCGGTGAAGTAAAGCCGGAGGTAAAAAAACTATTAAAGATTGCCAAGGAGTCTCTTTACAAAGGAATTGAGCAATGTATCAGAGGAAAAAGAATTGGAGACATCTCCAATGCGATCCAGAAACATTGTGAAAAAGAAGGATATGGAGTAGTAAAAGAGCTTGTAGGACATGGCTTAGGAAGAAAAATGCATGAAGATCCTCAGGTTCCAAACTATGGGAAGCAAGGAAGTGGTAAGGTAATCAAGGACGGTTTGGCAATTGCCATCGAGCCTATGATCAACCTTGGAACTGAAAAAGTGAAATTCCATAATGATGGGTGGACCGTAACGACTTTAGATAATCTGCCGTCTGCACACTTTGAGCATGATGTAGCAGTAATCAATGGGAAACCGGTATTGCTTTCAACATTTGATTATGTATATGAAGCATTAGGTATTGTAAGTGATGAAGAAAAGCCTTTCCAACTGGATTTTTAA
- a CDS encoding class I SAM-dependent methyltransferase, translating to MKKVTKLLLNKIPRPMLIKMSIWARPLIYQFFKGDQFFDPIDGRSYRKFLPYGYGKQRENALSPGTLSLERHRQMWLYLQNETEFFIKSYKVLHIAPEQEFLRKFKRMSNLNYISADLYSPIVDVKADILDLPFENESFDIIFCNHVLEHIEDDAKAISELYRVMKPGGWGIFQVPMKNSLEKTYEDFTIKDPKERQKHFGQYDHVRWYGMDYFERLRKAGFETEPNFYSQKFSEEEIKRYGLRSNEILPIVYKK from the coding sequence ATGAAGAAGGTAACGAAGCTTTTACTGAATAAAATTCCACGCCCGATGCTGATTAAAATGAGTATCTGGGCAAGACCACTTATTTATCAGTTTTTTAAAGGAGATCAGTTCTTTGATCCCATTGATGGAAGATCATACCGGAAGTTCCTGCCTTATGGGTATGGAAAACAGAGGGAAAATGCCCTTTCTCCAGGAACACTGAGCTTAGAAAGACATCGTCAGATGTGGTTGTATCTTCAGAATGAAACCGAGTTCTTCATTAAAAGCTATAAAGTTCTGCATATTGCTCCTGAGCAGGAATTTTTAAGGAAATTCAAAAGGATGAGTAATCTGAACTATATTTCTGCAGATTTATATTCTCCCATTGTAGATGTGAAAGCGGATATTCTGGATCTTCCTTTCGAGAATGAAAGCTTTGATATTATTTTCTGTAACCACGTCCTGGAACATATTGAAGATGATGCCAAGGCGATCAGCGAATTATATAGGGTAATGAAGCCAGGCGGATGGGGAATCTTTCAGGTTCCGATGAAAAATTCACTGGAAAAAACCTATGAGGATTTTACCATTAAAGATCCGAAAGAACGTCAGAAGCACTTTGGACAGTATGACCATGTTCGTTGGTACGGGATGGATTATTTCGAACGTTTAAGGAAAGCAGGCTTTGAAACAGAACCTAATTTCTATTCACAGAAATTTTCAGAAGAAGAAATAAAAAGATATGGGCTAAGAAGCAACGAGATTCTTCCTATAGTTTACAAAAAATAA
- a CDS encoding IS3 family transposase, whose amino-acid sequence MIFTCGLLGLNRQIYYRSIKRTEVCRNRASEVVELVECVRIKMPRLGGRKLYFILKESLGSIKVGRDKFFDILRANHLLIVPRKNYHVTTNSHHRFRKHKNLILDYQITKPNQVWVADITYIGDRKSPSYLSLITDAYSKKIVGHFVADNLNTESSLIALKRALKKHKGMVGPLIHHSDRGLQYCSNEYQKVLQKHQLKCSMTQNSDPYENAIAERINGILKHEFNIDRHHINNALRRKLVDESIETYNNLRPHFSNYYLTPNQMHKQTKIKMRTYKNKNQSKRKFALV is encoded by the coding sequence TTGATTTTTACTTGTGGATTGTTAGGGTTAAATAGACAAATCTATTATAGAAGTATCAAGCGTACAGAAGTTTGTAGGAATAGGGCTTCAGAGGTTGTAGAACTGGTAGAGTGTGTTCGTATTAAAATGCCCCGATTAGGAGGCAGAAAACTATATTTTATTTTAAAAGAATCCCTAGGTTCTATCAAAGTAGGAAGAGATAAATTCTTTGACATCCTAAGAGCGAATCATTTATTGATTGTCCCCAGGAAAAATTACCATGTTACGACCAACTCCCATCATCGCTTCAGAAAGCATAAAAATTTGATTCTGGACTATCAGATCACAAAACCCAACCAGGTTTGGGTTGCTGATATTACTTACATAGGGGACAGAAAAAGCCCAAGCTATTTAAGCTTAATAACGGATGCTTATTCCAAGAAAATAGTGGGACATTTTGTAGCAGATAATTTAAATACAGAAAGTAGTCTTATCGCATTGAAAAGAGCTTTAAAGAAACACAAAGGTATGGTAGGCCCATTAATTCATCATTCTGATCGTGGCTTACAATACTGCTCGAATGAATATCAGAAAGTCTTGCAAAAACATCAATTAAAATGCAGCATGACACAAAACTCAGATCCTTATGAAAATGCAATAGCAGAGAGGATAAATGGTATTTTAAAGCATGAATTTAATATTGATAGACATCATATAAACAATGCGTTAAGAAGAAAATTAGTGGATGAATCCATTGAAACCTATAATAATCTACGTCCTCATTTTTCAAATTATTATCTAACCCCAAATCAAATGCATAAACAGACAAAAATTAAAATGAGAACTTATAAAAATAAAAACCAAAGCAAAAGAAAATTTGCTCTGGTTTAA
- a CDS encoding transposase produces MEEQLRSVYIKRTQKDYSLSLKLQIVKEVESGESTISTCRKKYGIQSHGTILNWLRKYGNFDWENQRPYAMEKTPEQRIMELEAEVKLLEKQKAFLEKQAYIADKKAIFFDMMIDLAEKEYRIDIRKNSPPEQSMTSAVRKKKL; encoded by the coding sequence ATGGAAGAACAATTAAGGTCAGTGTACATCAAGCGTACACAGAAAGATTACAGTTTAAGTTTAAAACTTCAAATAGTAAAAGAAGTTGAATCTGGTGAATCGACCATTAGTACTTGTCGCAAGAAATATGGTATACAATCCCACGGGACTATTTTAAATTGGCTCAGAAAATATGGTAACTTTGATTGGGAAAACCAAAGACCTTATGCCATGGAAAAGACACCTGAACAACGTATTATGGAATTGGAAGCTGAAGTTAAGCTTCTTGAAAAACAGAAAGCCTTCTTGGAAAAACAGGCTTATATTGCTGATAAAAAAGCTATATTTTTTGATATGATGATTGATCTTGCAGAGAAAGAATATCGCATTGATATTCGAAAAAACTCACCACCCGAACAATCGATGACTTCCGCAGTAAGGAAAAAGAAACTTTGA
- a CDS encoding DMT family transporter: protein MNWILLVIAGLFEVAFASCLGKAKETSGTEMYLWYTGFLITMTISMLLLIKATQTLPIGTAYAVWTGIGAVGTVLMGIFFFKDPVSFWRVFFIVTLIASVIGLKAVSSH from the coding sequence ATGAATTGGATACTATTAGTTATCGCAGGATTATTTGAAGTTGCCTTCGCCTCATGTTTAGGGAAAGCAAAGGAAACATCAGGAACAGAGATGTACCTTTGGTATACCGGCTTTCTGATAACGATGACTATAAGCATGCTTTTGCTTATTAAAGCGACTCAAACACTTCCTATCGGTACTGCCTATGCCGTGTGGACAGGAATCGGGGCAGTAGGAACTGTCTTGATGGGAATTTTCTTCTTTAAGGATCCGGTAAGCTTCTGGAGAGTATTTTTTATCGTAACCTTAATTGCCTCTGTAATTGGATTAAAAGCGGTTTCTTCTCATTAA
- a CDS encoding Crp/Fnr family transcriptional regulator, which produces MNIDQILDPIYILPEASKNSLKEYITEVSYPKGYCLMEADKVIPYLYFIRKGIARAYSSTSDNDITFWFGSEGQCILSMKSYVEDKPGYESIELLEDCDLYRLETAHLKKLFNEDIHIANWGRKLAEIEMIKSEELIISRQFKTSLERYKDIISYQPDLLKRVQLGHIASYLGITQVSLSRIRAEIK; this is translated from the coding sequence ATGAATATAGACCAGATTCTTGATCCTATTTATATCCTCCCTGAAGCTTCCAAAAACAGCTTGAAGGAATATATCACTGAAGTCTCTTACCCTAAAGGCTACTGCCTGATGGAAGCCGACAAGGTGATTCCGTACCTTTATTTTATCCGTAAAGGAATTGCCCGTGCCTATTCCTCAACGTCAGATAATGATATTACATTCTGGTTTGGAAGTGAAGGCCAGTGTATTCTTTCCATGAAAAGCTATGTGGAAGATAAACCCGGATATGAAAGCATTGAACTGCTTGAAGACTGTGACTTGTACAGACTGGAAACGGCCCACCTAAAAAAACTGTTTAATGAAGATATTCATATTGCCAATTGGGGAAGAAAACTGGCAGAAATTGAAATGATAAAATCTGAAGAACTGATTATTTCCAGACAGTTTAAAACCTCTTTGGAACGATACAAAGATATTATATCGTACCAACCTGATTTATTAAAAAGGGTTCAGCTCGGTCATATTGCGTCTTACCTCGGAATTACACAAGTAAGCCTGAGCAGAATCCGGGCAGAGATAAAATAA